DNA from Papio anubis isolate 15944 chromosome 1, Panubis1.0, whole genome shotgun sequence:
CTGAGGCTTTGCTGATGTAGGGAGAGGGCCAGAGGGAGGCTCCACCCCAGCCGGGCTGAGCCAGGGAACCTGGGACAAAGGTCGGGTGGCTGATTCCAGGTATTGTTTTGGAGCTGGGCAGTCAGTGGCTGGGCGGGGACATATGCCCAAGAGCCACCATGAACTCCCAGGGTCCTCCAGGCGGGGGCCCTCCACCCCGTGAGTAGGGTGGGGAGGATAGTGGGGTTGTCACAGTCGGGGAACCAAGGGCCCGCCTCTGGGGGCCCTGAAAGCAGCCTGTGGGACCTGGGATCTGGAGAGCTGCCTGCTGGGGCCAAGGATGGGCACCCAGCCAATCTTGGCTTGGGAAGGGGGCTGCAGAGGGGCGGGTGAGGGGTGGCAGGGATGCAGCCCCACCCTGGCCAGTGCCTCATCTCCTGCCTCTGCATAGGCACCAAGTCTTTCAACATGATGTCCCCGACGGGCGACAACTCGGAGCTACTGGCTGAGATTAAGGCTGGCAAGAGCCTGAAGCCTACGCCGCAAAGCAAGGGGCTGACCACAGTGTTCTCAGGCAGTGGGCAGCCGGCCTTCCAGGTAGGCGGGCCTGGCAGGAGCCTGCGACCCGGCTTCCCTGGCCCCAGGCCACCGGGCGCTCAGCCCCACCGCTTCTCCCTGCAGCCTGATTCACCGCTGCCATCTGTGTCACCTGCACTGTCACCAGTCCGGAGCCCCACACCGCCAGCTGCGGGGTTTCAGCCGATGCTCAATGGAAGCTTGGTTCCGGTGCCGCCCACTACTCCTGCGCCCGGCGTGCAGCTGGACGTGGAGGCGCTCATCCCCACGCACGATGAGCAGGGCCGGCCCATCCCCGAGTGGAAGCGCCAGGTGATGGTGCGCAAGCTGCAGCTGAAgatgcaggaggaggaggagcagaggcGGAAGGTGGGTGGGGCGGGGTGCCCAGGGAGCCCTGGGGTCTGCATCTGGATGCACAGCCCATCCCCCATGCCATTCCCAACCCCAACCTCAGGGCCTcccgtttttctttttctttctttttcttcctttctttctttttcttcctttctttctttttcttcctttctttctttctctttctttctctctttcttttcttttctttcttttctttttctttcttttcttccttttcttttcttttcttctttttttgagacagagtcgctctgttgcccagactgttgtgcagtggcacgatctcggctcactgcaaccttcgcctcccgggttcaatcccATGctcgtgattctcctgcctcagcctcccaggtagctgggattacaggcgcgtgccaccatgcccagctaatttttttgtatttttattagagatggggtttcaccatgttggccagtgctgggattacaggcatgagccactgtgcctggccattttctttgtggaaagcAGGGTGGCAGGCCCCCGTTTGGGGCTTGTCCCAGTCTCCACACACACTCCCAGCAGCCTGTCCTTGGAAGTGAGACAGCAGCCTTTCTCAGACTCTCCCTCACGTGCCCAGCACCTGGGATCTAGTTAAAAGGCCTGTTCAGATTCAGGAGGTCTGGGCGGTGCTGAGGCTCTGCATTTTAGCCAGCTCCTGGGTGAGGCTGCTGATGACGCTGGTCCAAGGACCACACTGCATAGCCAAGAGGGCTTTGGTCTCAGTCTTAGGGACATGGGCTCTATTGCTGCACTGCCACCTTCCAGCTGCCAATACTGAGCCTcatccagcctcagtttccttctctgtaaggTGGGCTGATCAGCACCCGCTGGCAGGATGAGTTGcctttcattcatccaacaactgTTCCccaaatgccatttatttttattttttgagacagggtctcactctgtcattaaggctggagtacagtggtgtgatctcgactcactgcaacctccgcctcctgggttcaagcgatcctcccgcttcagcctcccgagtagctgggactacagatgcccaccaaccatgcccggctaatttttgtattcttagtagagattggccaggctggtctcgaactcctggcctcaagtgatccacctgccttggcctcccaaagtgctgggattacaggcgtgagccaccacgcctggcccccgaGTGCCATTTATGTGCCCCACACACTGTTGTAGCCTCTGGGGATTCATGGTGAACATATCAAGGCCTGCTCTAAGGTGGCTGCGGACATGTGTGCGAGTCACTGAGCACAAAAAATGGGGCAGTGTGAGAGTGGGTGGCAGTGAAGTACCTGGGCTGATGCAACACAGCCAGCTGCAATGGGGAACAGAAGGGACTGGGGCAACCCTAACTGACCACCTTATATGTGGGCTGGGGGGTGTGTTAGGGAAGGAAGAGGTGATGTCTAAGGTGAGACTTAGAAGATGAGTGAGGGGTGGCCAGGAGGAGAGTGGACTGAAGAGCCACAGGTGGGACAGGGCAGTCTGGAAGTGACAGTGGATGTGGCCCTGACTGTCCTGGAGGAAGGGGGTCGCTAAGCTGGAGAGACCTCAGTGGGGGCCAGGTTACCAAGATCTGGCCAGCGGCCCAGAAGAGAACGGACTTTCTCCCGGAGCACTGGGGAGCCGGGTGGGGGGAGTGTTAAGCAGGGAAGAGGCTGCTTCCTATTTTGTATGTGGGGAGTGGATCGCATAGGGTCAAGATGAATCAGGGACCTCTGGGGAGGTGATGGCAGGCCCAGGGGGGAAAACTGGACATCAGAGGTGGAGAAAAGTGAGCAAATGAGAATATTACGGTGCCCAGCTGTCCAGCAGgatgggggtggtgggtgggCAGCTCAGTGGAAGCTGCAGCTGTAGCCTCTTTAAGAGCAGAGTGGCCTCTCATTCTGCACATAAAACACTGACCACAGGGAGCGGGAAAGCTTGGGCCACAGGGGAGCTCGAGAAGGGTTCATGAGTCTAGGAGGAGAGGCCTCACAATAGCCGCCCTCGAATTGGTTGGGGAGGGCCACCGCGCCTCTCAGTTTCAACGCCTTTCGCAAGTTCCTTGGGTGGTGTAATGAGCCaacaagccaggcatggagaCCCCGTCTGCCGGCCTGTTCTCCTTGCCGCCGCAGCAGCGACCAGCGACCGGCCGTGCCCCCCGCCAGCGACCAAAGTGGACACTCCGCAGAGCCCGGAGCGGCGGCTCGGCCGAAGCCACGCCCCAGCGTCACCCCCCGCCGGCCAGGCGCGGTCCCTCCCTGCAGATGCAGCCCCGCGGAGCCATTACACCACCCAGGACATGCAAAAGGTTCCCGGCACCACTGCGGGAGCTGGGCCAGAGGGAGACGcgcctccctcccctctcttgtCTTCCCCGCCTTAGCTGACGGCCACCAGCTCGTGCTGCTACCCCCGCGAGGGCTGGAGGTACTCCCGCGAGCACAACGCCATCCTTGGGCCCTTCGGCGAGCTCATGACCGAGGCGGACATCCTCCGCATCGAGCAGCAAATCGAGAACCTGCAGGTGCTGCACAAGGCGCAGAAGCTGGAGGCGCGCCTGGAGCaactggagctggagctggagcagctgctgcCCATCTCGGCCGCCCTGTCGGCGCCGCGCTTCACCGTCGACCCGCGCCGCATGCATGGCCGCGCCGTCAGCCTGCCCGCCTGGTGCAGCAAGATCTCCACGCTGCTCAAGAGCATGGCCACGCTGCTGGCCGCGCTGGGCGGCCGGCCTGCGCACCTGGCGGAACTGCTGACCGCTGACACCGGCCAGCCGCTAGCGCCGCTGCCCGACGCGCCCTGGCGGCCCGGACCGCTGTGCCTGGGCCGCTCGCATTCGCTCAGCTGGTGCCGCGAGGCCGTGGCGCGCGAGATCCTCGAGTGCGGCGTCTCAGTGCAGCATCTGCGCGCCGCCTACGAGCTGCGCGCACGGGGCGCGGAGCCCGCGCGCTGTCCGCGCCGCAAGCCCCCGCAGTCCTCTGGCGCCCCGGGCCGCGAGCCCATCCTGGAGGAGGACTACGTGGCGGCCGGCTCTGGCCAGCCCAGCGCCGGCGCCGCCCACGGCCCGCTGGCCGACTGGGAGCCCCTGGGCACCCTGGGCCCGCCCGAGGCAAAGGATCGCCAGGCGGCGCTGCCTGAGCCCGAGCAGCTGGCGCGCCGGCCGCCCCTCTGCACGGAGCTGCGCGGCGTCCAGGACTACCTCGACCTGCGCAAAGAGCGCATCGTCTACCTCTTCCTGGAGCACTGGCGCCGCTGGGCTTTCCGCGGCCCGGGCCGCCGCGCCCAGGCGCGCCTACGCAGACTGCTGCCCCGTGTGGCGGCCGCCGGTGCCGGCCCGGAGCTGGAGGCCACGGACGCCCCCCGGCTGCCAGCGAGCGACGGCGCAGCCCACGGTCCCGACGAACGACTGCGGCAGCTGCTGAGGCAGCGGCAGGCGGTAGGCAAGCTGCTGGGCCACTGGCGGAGCCTGCTGCGGCGCGTGCCGGCAAGCCCGGGCCTGGCGCACGGCCTGTACTGGCCCCAGCACTTCCTGCCGCCCCTGGACGGCGGCGCACCCCCGCGCTACGACAGCCTCACGCTGGACCTCTTCATGCTCGGCtacttccagctactcgagatggGCCTGAGCCGCGAGGAGCGCAAGTTCCGCCACCTACTGTGCTACGAGATGTTCGACCGGCTGGGCAGCCACCCGTGGGAGCGCATCCGCCTCTTCCACCGCGTGGTGCTGGAGGAGGTGGAGGCCGGAAAGCGCGGCTGGAGCGACGGCTTCGAGGACCTCAGGCACCGGTTCTTCGGGAATGGCCTGGAGGCTGAGCCAGCCCCAGAagaacaggagaagaaaaaggaagagaaagaacgaGAGCTAACCGAAGAGGCCGCTCCAGTTCAGACAGGGGTCCTGCCCGAGGGGCAGCCCGAGGCCCTGGCCCCTGCGCCGCAGCCGCCGCCCCCGCCTGCTGCGCCTCCCCCGACCTCAGACTCTCCTGGTTCCGAAGACCCCTTGGAACTGGTGTCTGAGATGGGCGAGTTCAGCAACGAGGACATCTGCCGCTACATCGACCGCAGCTTCTCCTTctggaaggagaaggaggcagagctGTTTGACATCTGAGCAGCGGAATTCGGAATTCGCAGTTCACCCTCCAGCGTCTTAACGTGGGTCTGGACGCCTGTCTGACGCCCTCCAGAGGCCGGAAGCAGCAGGAAGAACCCAGGACTGTGGCCTTGAGCAGCCCGGAGGGCCCAGGAccaggctgcctcagcctctgaggtcCCATCGTGGCAGGCTGTGGGGCGTTGGTCGCATAGGCAGGGCACGCACAGAACAAACCAGGTGTCCCCCTCTGGCCCCGTGGCATTGCTGGGCTCTGTGTGGAGCCAGGCAGCAGAAGCCCCTCTGAGTGAGGGGCTGCGGCTCCCCCTTGTGGCAGTGTGGCCTGCTCTCCGGTTTTCCACTGGAGTTCACAGCTACCTCCTTGGCTGAGGTCAAGGGAGCCTCGTGTGCAGTGTTCCGTGTGAAGTGTGCCGTGTACAGACCCTTTCTCCTCTGTAACATTCGATAAATAAAACTCTTTGCTGTAAACTGCCTACAttggccaccacacctgcccccgATGTCATTGCAGCCCCACAAATGTACAGCACATGTCCACTCTTGTGGGAAGAGGGCAACCATGGGCTGAAGGTCCTTCGCAGGGGAGCCAGGGGCAGCCGGAGTCTCCCTGAGCCAAGAGGCTGGGCGGGGGGCCCACATCTGCATCTGCCCAGAGGTCTTGGGCCTGTGGCCATTGGCCACCTGCCCCTGTGGGGAATCACGCTCAGGACATctgggtcccagctacttattCTCTGCTTCTGTCCCACTCAGCTCTGATCTCTCTAGTGCCTCCTGTAGGATACAAGGGTCTGGGTTACTAGGGGAAAGGAGGCCAGCTCTGAGGGGCTGTGACCAGGCACTTCATCCACTTGTCCCACAGAAGTTCATCAAAAGGGTATCTTCCTGTGACCCTGACTCCTTCAGGTCCCCAGGTTGAGGGTACCCCCTATCTCCCAGCCCCTGCAGGCCCTGAAGCTTTGTGGTTGTGtttcaggaggaggaggaggaggcccgGCTGGCCAGCATGCCTGCCTGGAGGCGGGACCTCCTGCGGAAGAAGCTGGAAGAAGAGAGGTGAGCTGGGGGTCAGGCAGAGGCTGGCCTGGCGGGGTGTCTTGACTGCGTCCCTGAGGTGGAGGGACCAAGTGacactctctttttccttccaggGAGCAGAAGCGGTGAGTGCAGGGCTGGCCCCAACCTGCCACCCTTACCCCCACCCAGGTCGCAGAGGGTCATCCCTTCATCCAGGCCAACTTGAGTGCATCCTCCTGTCTCTTAGTCCTTGTACAAAGCCTCTTTCCTCCTTATAATGCCCCAGCCGCTGTCCCCCAGAATCTCTCTCTCATGCTCTGATAACTTTGCTCCCAGTTATTCAGTCCCTGCCTCCTATTAGCATGGCCTTTTCTACCCTTCAATTAACCTAACCCCAGTATCAATCACCTTGACTGGCCCTCAGAATGTATTTTCTGCCCCTAGTAATCTCACCCAGCCCAGTGCTGTccagtagaaatataatgtgagccacagatgcaatttaaaattttctagtagccacagtGAAAATGTAGAAGGATATAGGTGAGCTTAATTTTAGCACTGTTTTATTTgacacaaaatatcaaaaatattattttgacacataatcaatatgaaaattagtGAGATGTTTTATATTCCTCTTGTAAAATAAgtctttggccaggcatggtggtttacacatgtaatcccagcaccttgagaggccaaggcagggggaccacttgagccccaaagtttgagaccagcctgggcaatgcagtgagacctcattctggaaaaaaaaaaaaaaaaaaaattttttgggacggagtttcactcttgtcacccaatctggagtgccgtggtgatctgggctcatgcaacctccacctcctgggttcaagcgattctcctacctcagcctcctgagtggctgggattacaagcatgtgccaccacacccagctaatttttgtatttttagtagagtcggggtttcaccatgttggccaagctggtctcaaactcctgacctgaagtgatccacccgcctcagcctcccaaagttctgggattataggtgtgagccaccaagcctggtctttttttcttttttctttttttcttttttttttttttttgagatggagtctcactctgtcgcccaggctgtaatgcagtggctcgatctcgactcactgcaagctctgcctcccgggttcaggccattctcctgcctcagcctcccaagtagctaggactacagactccggccaccacgcccagctaatttgtttgcatttttttttagtagagacagggtttcaccatgttagccaggatggtctcgatctcctgaccttgtggtccgcctgcctcggcctcccaaagtgctcggattacagatatgagccaccgcgcctggccttttttttttttttctttgagagagagtttcgctcttgttgcccaggctggagtgcaatggcatgatcttggctcactgcaacctctacctcctgggttcaagcgattctcctgcctcagcttcctaggtagttgggattataggcacctaccaccatgcccggctaatttttgtatttttaggagaggccaggttttgccatgttggtcagtctgatctccaactcctgacctcaggtgatctacccacctcagcctcccaaagtactgggattacaggcgcgagccaccacaccaggcatgcaaaaaaaaatttttttttaattagcttcgtggggccaggcgcagtgactcatacctgtaatcccagcactttgggaggctgaagcgggcagatcacctgaggtcaggagttcaagaccagcctgggcaacatggtaaaaccccgtctctactaaaaatacaaaaattaggtgggtatggtggcgcatgcctgtaatcccagctactcgggaggctgaggcaggagaatcacttgaaaccgggaggcggaggttgcagtgagctgggatagcACCATTTTGTGCTCCAGCCTAGACAatggagggagactccatctcaaaaaaataattaaaaaattagctgggcaggctgggctcagtggctcacacctgtaatcccagcactttgggaggccaaggcaggcagattacttgaagtcaggagttcgagaccagcctgaccaacatggtgaaaccctgtctctactagaaatacaaaaattagctgggcatggtggcgcgcacctgtaatcccagctactcagaaggcagaggcaggaaaatcgcttgaacctcagaggtggaggttgcagtgagctgagattgtgccactccagcctaggtgacagagcgagactccgactcaattaaaagaaaaaaaaattagctgggcgtagtggcacacacctgtggtcccagctacttgggaggctgaggtgggaggatgacttgaacccaggaggtcgaggctgcagtgagccatgatctgaccactgtgctccaccctggcaacagagcgagaccctgtctcaaataataataataataataaaacttagtCTTTGAAATATCATGCACATTTTACACCTGCAATCCATCACAGTTtagaccagccacatttcaaattCTCAGCAGCCACATGTGCTTAGTGACTATTCTGTCAACAGGGCAGATCTACCCTCTACGTTCTAATAACCTGTCTCTAATTCTCAGTCCCTGTCTCTCAATTATGTAGTCTCTCTGGTCCCCAGCAGCCCCACCCCAGTCCTCAATACTTCATATTGACAGCTCCCCAACAGCTGAAGTCCTGATCCCAGTAATCTTGCTGCTGCACCCCAGCAACACCACCTCCTCACACGGTGCCACACAGTGACCCAGCACCTCTGTTTCCAGTAACACCCCAGCCCACAAtaatccagcctcagcctcccactcaCACAGCTCCCCTGTGCTCCAGTAACCCCATTCTGCCCCCAATCTAGCCCCTCTGTCTTCAGCAACCCAGGCCGCGCCCTCAGTAACCCTCCCCTTGCATGGGTGACCTGGCCTCTGCCTGGTGCCTGGCCCCACCCTTTCTGCCAGCCTGGGTATCTGGCCCCAGACTTCACCGGGTCTGTCCCCCCCTCCCCCACCGCCTCAGGAAAGAGGAGGAGCGACAGAAGCAGGAGGAGCTGCGGCGGGAGAAGGAGCAGTCAGAGAAGCTGCGGACGCTGGGCTACGATGAGAGCAAGCTGGCGCCCTGGCAGCGACAGGTCATCCTGAAGAAGGGGGACATCGCTAAGTACTAGAGGCTGTGGCCTCCTGCCCGCAGCCTTGCAGCTCGGAGGGGCCCccccgccccagccccagccagccaGGCCCCGGCGGAAGGGCTGGGAGCCGCACAGCCCACCCCTCCTGCGCTGGAACACCCCCGACTCCCCATCCTGGCCCCGCatccccagcccttggcaacacTGGAGTGCACACGCCGCCCCAGTTGCCCAGAATAAGTGCCCAAGCTGCTGatgtaaacaacaaaaaatgctgcTTATTTGCATGCCGACTTACATATATTTGCATGTTCGTTGAATATCAAAGAGTGAAGAgctctccccagccctgtgggtGGTGACTTTGTTTTCCTGCGGGGCTCAGCCCCCTCCAGGATGCAGTCCCCTCCCCCGCACCCCGGAACCGGCGTCGCTGGCGCATCCTGGGTGGAGGCAGGCCCCGAGCTCGGGGAAGGGGTTTTCCCTCCGTCCCTGACCCAGATCTGTGCCCGGCCTAGCCCGGGCCTCATTTCTTATCCCCGCTGAGGGTTTCCTCTCAGTCATTTGTTTACCAGAAAGATGAAAGTTGCCTGTCGGGCCTCAGTTGGGGCCCCTGGGACCCCACCTCCCTCAAGTCTACGCCCCGTCCCCAGCCAGACCCACTCGCTGCCAGGACCCTTTCACTGCCCCGGTGGAGTCAGTGGAGGATGAGGGGCCCTGACCCTGTGTCTGTAACTGCTACACCCCATCCCGACCCTGTCCCCGCCTCCTCGCAGCCCCATTAAAGCGCTCTCATCACTCGCTGTGGCCGCGACTTGCTCTCTTCTGGGAGTAATTGGACCAGAGTGGACTCGGGAGGGGCAGGCTTGGGAGCTAAGGCCACACTGGACTCCACCATGGGTGCCAGACCCCGGGGTGACAAGATTCCCGTCCCCTTCGACTCCCTCGAGAAGAGTCCAGGCCACTTAACACCCCAGCCCCGCAGAAACGCcaagaagtcattttttttttcccccacagatTTAATACCACGATCTCAGCCAAACTCCGGCCGAGAAACTGAGAAATGTTTTGACCCCCTCCTGACATTCGTTCATGCTGCTTCGCTGTGGCTGGAGTGATAGGGGCGAGCAGGGGTGGGGCCGGCTGGTGCGGCTACGCAGGACCGTGCCAGCGGCTTAATAAGTGACATAAAATGTCTACACGCATAAGTAACTGTACTTAGGGCTTCTGCAAGGGCCACCAGAGGCCTAGGTGGCGAGTGGGCGCCGTGTCACGGGCCGCGCTGCAGGCGGCTGCGCAAGTCCTCCGCGCAGCCGTCTAGCCCCATGCGCTCCAGGGCCGCGTAGACGGCGCCCAGGCCCGCGGGCTGCTGCTGGCGCCAGCGCTTGAGCATCTCGTACTGCTGGTCTCGGAAGCGGCCGATCTCCACCTCCACGGCTTCGATCTCCGCCTCGCGCAGCCCCAGGGTGCGCACGAACTCCTTCCAGCGCCGTGCTGGCACAGCGTCCATCACGTCGTAGAGCTGCGGGCCCGGCTGCAGCATCATGGTGGGCGAGCCGACTGGGGACTCTGGCAAGAGTGTGGACGCAGGAACGGGGCCTGGGGCAGGGCCAGAGAGAGCCAATGGGGTACGTGGGCCGCGGTCGGGAGGTGGAGTCAGGGGCGTTCGTGCGGGTACCCCAGGCCTGAAGCCCGTTGGATCCCGCGGGTCAGGGCACAGGGGGCGGACCCGGTCAGTTAGGGGGCAGAAAGGGAACACGTTGTGAAACCACAACTTCCCACCGCAGACAGGAGAATGGGGTCAAGGCCTCAGGCCACTGATGTCCCTTACCAAGAGCTCTGTTGGGCAACTGGTCCCAGGACCATGTCATCTGCGGGCAGAGCGCCTCCTGGGTCTGGGGGTAGCCAGGGGTCCAGCTGTTGTCCACCAACTGGACGGTGCAGATCTTCTCACTGCTGTCAGGAGGTACTAGAAGGGTGTGGGCATTGTCGGAGGGTGACAGATGGGTGGCCTGGAAGCCAAGAGGGGCCCCAGGTCAGCCCTGCTTGTCAAGTAAGGCCCCTTACCTGCAGTGCCTCTCCAGGAGGGAACAGTCCCTGGTTCAGTCAGCAGACACTCCCGCAGTGATACCTCCCACAGTTGGCCCAGCTCTCACTGTGGCCCAGCAGAACTCTTGCTTCTGCCTCAAGTCCCCTGCCCCCGCCTCCTTCCTCTTGTCCCCCAGCACCATGGGGCTCTCCTTCCATTGAACTGTTAGCTCCTGTGTACAAGTCTGAACCCCAGCTGACTGACACCCCTTGAGGGCAGGACTCAGCTCGCAACACCTCTGTCTACTAGGTCTACCCTGTGCTAGCCACGTGCCAAGCTCTGGGGATCACAATAAGGCTTGATCTTCCAGCTCCAGAAGGCAGCCCAGAATCACACAGTGAGGTTCTTACCGGTGGTAGGGTCAGAGCCTCCATCCCAGCTTCATCTGCTGACAGACACAGAGACAGTACGGTCAGCGACCAGGCAAGCCTCCTGGACCTGGGTGCTGGTACAGCTCCTCTAGGGTTCCTCTGCACCCCGcaccctctgcctcagtttccccttctgtatcAGGGTTGAGTAGACTCTGGGCTACCCATCCTGACCCCAGGCTtctgcgtgcatgtgtgtgtgtgtgtgtgtgggtctgTGTACTTACCAGTAACCATGGGCTTGTGAGGCCAGCAGTGGCGGTATGTGTAGGTCAGGGTGGCCCCAAGCAGGAGGGGAACCACAAGGCCAGCCAGGAGCACCTGGACCCAGAACACTGAAAGCAGCTGGTGGGTGTTGGGTGGTAGCCCCCCTCACCCGCCTCCCCTCGGCCCATCCCAGTTCTCCCACTTGCATTCCCAGCACACCACCTACTCTGCCTCCAGCCACAGACAGCGGCACAGCGCTCTGGACAGCTCCCCAGGGTGCTCCTGAAAGGGACGGGGGTGGCCTGAGGGATGAGGGGGTGCATGCCAGGAGCGGCTCCCCAAGACTGCTCCATCCTGGAGACTCTTCCCTCCCCAGGCCTCTCTCTTGTGAGCCTCACTCTTCCCAAGAATGTTCCTGTCATTGTGCCCCGATAACAACCACAGACACTATTCATTGAGCAGCTTCTAGACTATATGAAGAGTCGCTAGAATGTCAACCCCAAAAGGACAGGGATTTTGCCTATTTTGTTCCCTGTtgcatccccagcacctagaacagtgtgtAGAACATAGGAGATATTCAATAAAGACTTGaatgaaggctgggtgcggtggctcacacctgtaatcccagcactttgggaggccgaggcaggcagatcatgaggtcaggagatcgagaccatcctggctaacacggtgaaaccctgtctctactaaaaatacaaataattagccagcatggtagtgggcgcctgaagtcctagctacttgggaggctgaggcaggagaatcacttgaacccaggcggtagaggttgcagtgagccaagatcgtgccactgcactccagtctgggtgacagagcaagtctccatctaaaaaaaaaaaagacttgaacagatacAGAAAGTCCCTTACCTCTGATCAAAGGCCTGTGAAGAAGCTGCTAACATCCCATGTTGAGAAAGGGACACCACATATCAGAGATGTGAATTCTCTAAACTTGCCCAAGATCCCCTAGAGAACTAGCAGCACAATCCT
Protein-coding regions in this window:
- the TNFRSF25 gene encoding tumor necrosis factor receptor superfamily member 25 isoform X3, with translation MSSGLGRAEGAPVQTRLASGGPASPRPPGGPFSTARGGPCGRGSEGGTTTGRAHGAGKPLGARRRAERGAEGHGAAVAGLRGGGSGVYGHYLKAPCTEPCGNSTCLLCPQDTFLAWENHHNSECARCQACDEQASQVALENCSAVADTRCGCKPGWFVECQVSQCVSSSPFYCQPCLDCRALHRHTRLLCSRRDTDCGTCLPGFYEHDDGCVSCPTSTLGSCPERCAAVCGWRQMFWVQVLLAGLVVPLLLGATLTYTYRHCWPHKPMVTADEAGMEALTLPPATHLSPSDNAHTLLVPPDSSEKICTVQLVDNSWTPGYPQTQEALCPQMTWSWDQLPNRALGPVPASTLLPESPVGSPTMMLQPGPQLYDVMDAVPARRWKEFVRTLGLREAEIEAVEVEIGRFRDQQYEMLKRWRQQQPAGLGAVYAALERMGLDGCAEDLRSRLQRGP
- the TNFRSF25 gene encoding tumor necrosis factor receptor superfamily member 25 isoform X4, whose protein sequence is MEQRSRGSAAVAAVSTALLLVLLGARAQGGTQSPRCDCAGDFHKKNGVFCCRGCPAGHYLKAPCTEPCGNSTCLLCPQDTFLAWENHHNSECARCQACDEQASQVALENCSAVADTRCGCKPGWFVECQVSQCVSSSPFYCQPCLDCRALHRHTRLLCSRRDTDCGTCLPGFYEHDDGCVSCPTSTLGSCPERCAAVCGWRQMFWVQVLLAGLVVPLLLGATLTYTYRHCWPHKPMVTADEAGMEALTLPPATHLSPSDNAHTLLVPPDSSEKICTVQLVDNSWTPGYPQTQEALCPQMTWSWDQLPNRALGPVPASTLLPESPVGSPTMMLQPGPQLYDVMDAVPARRWKEFVRTLGLREAEIEAVEVEIGRFRDQQYEMLKRWRQQQPAGLGAVYAALERMGLDGCAEDLRSRLQRGP